One part of the Raphanus sativus cultivar WK10039 chromosome 7, ASM80110v3, whole genome shotgun sequence genome encodes these proteins:
- the LOC108817805 gene encoding uncharacterized protein LOC108817805 has product MSWLRTAVNKAVEVGNRKNITRTVKNYADSVVQQAGQAVAEGAKLFQDRIRVGAYKSVNQTIQRLEEAAVSFRGHERALLITRWLSVLKEIDKAIGTSSVKDKDVTSEEEHLASDESKRREWVLYYDPDIGGQPLNFRDVFLQSQALEGIVLSMIMEPPHDEEVTLLLDMFRLCLNGGKEVHDAIVSSMQDLATVFSSYKDEVLVKQDELIQFAQNAITGLKINGEMLRIDAEASDLRKKLEKMNASQSPQESEHKGGKEAPLTIEALKETLAKIRICSRLEGLLIRKRQLSSGDSPDIHAQKVDKLKVLLESLANSISKAEKRISENRLQKEEALKARVVKTDETGEKEKELSAEIAQLEKQRDELEAELKRVNISLAAAQARFRNATEERDQFGEANNQIIAHLKTKEDDLSKSVVACKKESEVIKTWINFLEDTWLLQCSYTETKDKQTLDELEKHEDYFSDVAFNILSTYKKEVTPLVRRIENYVENLKNLGPGLEKPPNADQGDTQVSNPRKSLEQEYLDYETKIIATFSIVDNMKEHFQVLQSKLEKKEDRRVKELFDDMEKLRQEFEAIARPTLEIETPSPKSSASSPKAPKPSSSSMDSPLESTTTTTLTQKPELSETAPTTTTPAAGSSQEFNHEAELAELESEFGKVARDYSADEVDGWEFDELEKELQ; this is encoded by the exons ATGTCGTGGCTGCGAACAGCTGTGAATAAGGCGGTGGAGGTTGGAAACCGCAAAAACATCACACGAACCGTCAAGAACTATGCCGACTCCGTCGTCCAGCAGGCTGGCCAAGCCGTCGCTGAAGGTGCCAAATTGTTCCAAGACCGCATT CGAGTTGGGGCCTATAAGAGTGTTAATCAGACGATTCAGAGACTGGAGGAAGCTGCAGTCTCTTTCAGGGGTCATGAAAGAGCTTTGCTTATTACCAGATGGTTGTCTGTGCTTAAGGAGATCGACAAAGCTATTGGAACTTCTTCCGTCAAGGATAAAGATGTGACTTCTGAGGAGGAACATCTTGCTTCTGATGAATCAAAGAGGCGTGAATgg GTTTTGTATTACGATCCAGATATAGGAGGTCAGCCACTAAACTTCCGTGATGTTTTTCTACAAAGTCAAGCTCTGGAGGGCATCGTCCTGTCCATG ATTATGGAGCCACCACATGATGAGGAAGTTACTCTACTCCTGGACATGTTTAG GCTTTGTCTAAATGGAGGAAAGGAAGTTCATGATGCTATAGTCAGCAGTATGCAGGATCTTGCTACAGTCTTTTCGAGTTACAAGGATGAAGTACTG GTTAAGCAGGACGAATTAATTCAATTTGCCCAAAATGCTATCACGGGATTGAAGATTAATGGTGAAATGTTGAG AATTGATGCTGAAGCTTCTGATCTTAGAAAAAAGCTCGAAAAGATGAACGCCTCTCAATCTCCACAGGAGAGTGAGCACAAGGGAGGTAAAGAGGCTCCATTAACAATAGAG GCTCTTAAAGAAACACTTGCAAAGATTCGTATTTGCTCTAGATTAGAAGGGCTTTTAATTAGAAAGAGGCAACTAAGCAGCGGTGATTCACCAGACATACATGCTCAGAAA GTCGACAAGCTCAAGGTGTTATTGGAATCTTTAGCAAATTCGATTTCCAAAGCTGAGAAACGAATATCCGAAAATAG ACTTCAGAAAGAAGAGGCACTTAAAGCTCGCGTGGTGAAAACAGATGAAACCGGTGAAAAGGaaaag GAATTGAGTGCGGAGATTGCACAGCTTGAGAAACAAAGAGATGAGTTGGAAGCTGAACTAAAGAGG GTCAATATATCATTAGCTGCTGCTCAAGCTCGGTTCCGTAATGCGACAGAGGAGAGGGATCAATTTGGTGAAGCCAACAATCAGATAATCGCTCACCTGAAAACAAAG GAGGATGACCTGTCCAAATCAGTTGTAGCTTGTAAGAAAGAATCAGAAGTTATCAAGACATGGATTAATTTTCTAGAGGATACATGGCTGCTTCAATGCTCATACACCGAAACGAAGGATAAGCAGACTTT GGACGAACTGGAGAAGCACGAGGACTACTTCTCGGATGTTGCTTTTAATATACTCTCAACGTACAAG AAGGAAGTGACACCTTTAGTACGCCGTATAGAAAATTATGTGGAAAATCTGAAGAATCTTGGTCCTGG GTTAGAGAAGCCACCAAATGCAGACCAGGGTGACACTCAGGTTTCAAACCCGAGGAAGAGTCTGGAGCAGGAGTATCTAGACTATGAGACCAAG ATCATTGCCACCTTCAGCATTGTGGATAACATGAAAGAGCATTTCCAAGTCCTCCAAAGCAAACTGGAAAA GAAGGAGGACCGGCGTGTGAAAGAGCTATTTGATGACATGGAGAAACTGAGGCAAGAATTTGAAGCCATAGCGAGGCCAACTTTAGAGATAGAGACTCCATCTCCTAAAAGCAGTGCTTCATCACCCAAAGCCCCTAAGCCCAGCAGTAGCAGCATGGATTCTCCTCTCGaatctactactactactactctgACACAGAAGCCAGAGTTGAGCGAGACAGCACCGACTACTACTACTCCTGCTGCTGGTTCCAGTCAAGAGTTTAACCATGAAGCAGAGCTAGCGGAGCTTGAATCTGAATTTGGTAAGGTGGCTCGTGATTACTCTGCAGATGAGGTTGATGGATGGGAATTCGATGAACTAGAGAAAGAACTgcagtag
- the LOC108817271 gene encoding sulfate transporter 4.1, chloroplastic: MSYASLSVKDLNSLLSRSGSGGGGSSSSSPKTPGQNRPVKVIPLQHPDTSDHARPPSIPFGEHFSRWTAKIKRMSLLDWFGTLLPCFRWIRTYRWNEYFKLDLMAGVTVGVMLVPQAMSYAKLAGLPPIYGLYSSFVPIFVYAVFGSSRQLAIGPVALVSLLVSNALGDIADSSEELHIELAVLLALLVGILECIMGLLRLGWLIRFISHSVISGFTSASAIVIGLSQVKYFLGYSVARSSKIVPLVESIIAGADKFQWPPFLMGSLILVILQVMKHVGKAKKELQFLRAAAPLTGIVLGTTIAKVFHPPSISLVGEIPQGLPTFSFPGSFDHAKTLLPTSALITGVAILESVGIAKALAAKNRYELDSNSELFGLGVANILGSLFSAYPTTGSFSRSAVNNESEAKTGLSGLITGIIIGCSLLFLTPVFKYIPQCALAAIVISAVSGLVDYDEAIFLWRVDKRDFTLWTITSTTTLFFGIEIGVLVGVGFSLAFVIHESANPHIAVLGRLPGTTVYRNIKQYPEAYTYNGIVIVRIDSPIYFANISYIKDRLREYEVAVDKYTTRGPEVERISFVIIEMSPVTHIDSSAVEALKELYQEYKAREIQLAISNPNKDVHMTIARSGMVELVGKEWYFVRVHDAVQVCLTYVQSSNNSEDQKKPSFLRRFGSDGSSKNSSYSDLQSGNTLLKEALLSGEK; the protein is encoded by the exons ATGTCCTACGCATCTCTCAGCGTCAAGGACCTAAACAGCCTCCTCTCACGATCCGGTAGCGGCGGCGGCggctcctcttcttcctccccCAAGACTCCAGGTCAGAACCGACCCGTAAAAGTAATCCCGCTCCAGCACCCGGACACCTCCGACCACGCTCGTCCTCCTTCCATCCCTTTCGGCGAACACTTCTCCCGATGGACGGCCAAGATCAAGCGCATGAGCCTCCTCGATTGGTTCGGCACTCTCCTCCCTTGCTTCCGGTGGATTCGCACGTACCGTTGGAACGAGTACTTCAAGCTCGATCTCATGGCCGGCGTCACCGTCGGTGTAATGCTCGTTCCCCAGGCGATGTCGTACGCGAAGCTAGCTGGCCTTCCACCAATCTACGGTCTAT ATTCATCGTTTGTGCCGATATTTGTGTATGCTGTATTCGGATCGTCACGTCAGCTTGCGATTGGACCTGTAGCATTGGTGTCACTTCTTGTTTCCAACGCTTTGGGAGATATAGCTGATTCGTCTGAGGAGTTACATATTGAGCTTGCTGTTTTGTTGGCGCTTTTGGTTGGAATCTTGGAGTGCATCATGGGCCTCTTAAG GCTTGGATGGCTTATTCGTTTCATTAGTCACTCGGTTATATCTGGATTTACAAGTGCTTCCGCCATTGTCATTGGATTATCTCAAGTCAAATATTTCCTGGGGTATAGCGTTGCCAGGAGCAGCAAGATCGTGCCGCTCGTTGAGAGTATTATAGCTGGAGCTGATAAG TTTCAGTGGCCACCTTTCTTGATGGGATCTCTCATTCTAGTAATCCTTCAAGTTATGAAGCACGTG GGGAAAGCAAAGAAAGAACTTCAGTTCTTACGAGCAGCAGCGCCACTCACAGGGATCGTGCTTGGTACAACCATTGCAAAAGTGTTCCATCCACCTTCCATCTCTCTG GTCGGAGAAATACCTCAGGGCCTTCCAACATTTTCTTTCCCAGGAAGTTTTGATCATGCAAAAACATTGCTTCCAACATCAGCTCTCATTACTGGTGTTGCCATCTTG GAATCTGTGGGAATTGCCAAAGCACTTGCAGCAAAAAACAGATATGAGTTGGATTCAAATTCAGAG TTGTTTGGTCTTGGTGTTGCAAATATCTTGGGGTCATTATTTTCAGCATACCCAACTACAG GATCCTTTTCTAGATCAGCTGTGAATAATGAAAGTGAAGCTAAGACTGGCCTATCAGGACTCATAACAGGAATCATCATTGGGTGTTCTCTGCTGTTCTTGACACCAGTGTTCAAATATATACCACAG TGTGCTTTGGCAGCAATAGTGATCTCTGCTGTGAGTGGCTTG GTGGACTATGATGAAGCTATCTTCCTGTGGCGTGTGGACAAGAGGGACTTTACACTTTGGACCATCACTAGCACCACGACTTTGTTCTTTGGAATAGAGATCGGTGTCCTTGTTGGT GTTGGCTTTTCACTAGCATTCGTTATCCACGAGTCTGCAAACCCTCATATTG CTGTCTTGGGGCGTCTTCCAGGCACCACAGTGTACAGAAACATAAAGCAGTATCCCGAGGCTTATACATACAACGGGATAGTGATTGTTCGAATCGATTCTCCTATTTACTTTGCCAACATAAGTTACATCAAGGACAG ACTAAGAGAATATGAAGTAGCTGTTGACAAATACACAACCCGAGGACCAGAGGTGGAGAGAATCTCCTTTGTTATCATCGAAATGTCTC CTGTAACTCACATAGACTCGAGCGCGGTGGAAGCCCTGAAAGAGTTGTATCAGGAATACAAAGCAAGGGAGATTCAGCTAGCGATTTCAAATCCGAACAAGGATGTGCACATGACGATAGCGAGATCAGGAATGGTGGAGCTGGTTGGAAAAGAATGGTACTTTGTGAGAGTACACGACGCGGTACAGGTGTGTCTTACGTATGTACAGAGCTCTAATAACTCTGAAGACCAGAAGAAACCAAGTTTCTTGAGGAGGTTCGGGAGTGATGGGAGCAGCAAGAATTCATCATACAGTGATCTTCAATCCGGCAACACTCTGTTGAAAGAGGCACTGTTGTCAGGggaaaaataa
- the LOC108817275 gene encoding nudix hydrolase 16, mitochondrial, giving the protein MCDLIARTGRLQQRYENGCRLVAGCIPFRYRRISEEVGDSECGKVVEVLMISSSSGPGLLFPKGGWENDETVREAAAREAVEEAGVRGILLDLLGEYEFKSKTHQDEFCPEGLCKAAMYALYVKEELDSWPEQERRSRTWLTIPEAVENCRHAWMKCALEEGFCKWHQDKGLQLIQ; this is encoded by the exons ATGTGTGATTTGATCGCTCGTACGGGTCGGCTCCAGCAACGCTACGAGAATGGCTGCCGTCTCGTTGCCGG GTGCATTCCATTTAGATATAGAAGAATCTCGGAAGAAGTGGGTGATTCTGAATGTGGGAAAGTGGTTGAAGTGTTGATGATCAGTTCTTCTAGTGGACCTGGACTTCTCTTTCCAAAG GGAGGGTGGGAGAATGATGAGACAGTTAGGGAGGCTGCAGCTAGAGAAGCTGTCGAAGAAGCTGGAGTTCGCGGGATTTTACTG GATTTGTTGGGAGAATACGAGTTCAAGAGCAAGACTCACCAAGACGAGTTTTGCCCTGAAGGATTGTGTAAAGCTGCAATGTACGCTCTTTATGTGAAGGAAGAGCTGGACTCATGGCCCGAACAGGAGAGGAGAAGTCGGACGTGGCTAACGATTCCTGAAGCTGTTGAGAATTGTCGTCATGCATGGATGAAATGTGCCTTGGAGGAAGGCTTCTGTAAATGGCACCAGGACAAAGGACTTCAGCTTATCCAATAA